The Paracoccus liaowanqingii genome window below encodes:
- a CDS encoding Crp/Fnr family transcriptional regulator — translation MARLRSLRTEHVSFAPGEVIVPADRLAHRSCMMLRGMSARSHRLVGRPDERVITALHVPGDFVDLHGFVLAGLEHAVVAVGPAEVEFIDHEELTEITENFPHLTRLLWMATLIDAAVHRQWLVAAASLRSSAHLAHLLCELYSRLNAVGASADHRFSLPLLQRELADILGYSPIHVNRAVRDLRDRGLIRWSGADIRILDWKGLAMLARFDPTYLDMERQSR, via the coding sequence TTGGCCCGCCTGAGATCCCTGCGAACCGAGCATGTAAGCTTTGCCCCCGGAGAGGTGATCGTCCCCGCCGACCGGCTGGCGCATCGCAGCTGCATGATGCTGCGCGGCATGTCGGCCCGGTCCCACCGGCTGGTGGGCCGCCCCGACGAGCGCGTGATCACGGCCCTGCACGTGCCCGGCGACTTCGTGGACCTGCACGGATTCGTGCTTGCCGGCCTGGAGCATGCCGTGGTCGCCGTGGGCCCCGCCGAGGTCGAGTTCATCGACCACGAGGAGCTGACCGAGATCACCGAGAACTTCCCCCACCTGACGCGGCTCCTGTGGATGGCGACGCTGATCGACGCGGCGGTGCACCGGCAATGGCTGGTCGCGGCCGCCTCGCTGCGCTCCAGCGCGCATCTGGCGCATCTTCTGTGCGAGCTTTACAGCCGCCTGAACGCGGTCGGGGCGTCCGCCGATCACCGCTTCTCGCTGCCGCTTCTGCAGCGCGAGCTGGCCGACATCCTGGGCTATTCGCCCATCCACGTGAACCGGGCGGTGCGCGATCTGCGCGACCGGGGGCTGATCCGCTGGTCGGGGGCCGACATCCGGATCCTCGACTGGAAGGGCTTGGCGATGCTGGCGCGGTTCGACCCGACCTATCTGGACATGGAGCGGCAGAGCCGCTGA
- a CDS encoding TRAP transporter large permease has translation MDAMTIGLVAMAAVLVLLAARVPIAFALAGVAGVGTFLIYATRAGGWMPDRALNPTSSVLFSNFFDLVHSYDLSMVPLFVALGNIAFYAGITTRIYDAAAVWLRQLPGGVAMASVLGCGGFSAISGSSIACASTMGRICVPEMLRMGYDPRLATSSVAVGGTLGSLIPPSVLFILYGIFTETSIAQLFLAGILPGLLSLAGMLLVIAWWVARDPAAAPRGEASDASRLEAALAAWPAVLLFVVIVGGIYGGIFTATEAAAVSVVLTTIIGFAQRRLTLDVFWRAIRESLTQTAAIFLIAGAAKIFVSFVALTGMAGAVVGWVADAELSFAMLMVVVVVIYLVLGMFLDPIGIMVLTLPFMVPLVEGYGLNLIWFGVIVVKLLEIGLITPPVGLNVFVVSNVTKSVGIDKIFAGVTRFLAIDMLVLVLLILFPVISLLIPGSM, from the coding sequence ATGGATGCCATGACGATCGGACTTGTCGCGATGGCGGCGGTCCTGGTGCTGCTGGCCGCGCGCGTCCCCATCGCCTTCGCCCTGGCGGGCGTTGCGGGGGTCGGCACCTTCCTGATCTATGCCACCCGCGCGGGCGGCTGGATGCCCGACCGGGCGCTGAACCCGACTAGCTCGGTCCTGTTCTCGAACTTCTTCGACCTGGTCCATTCCTACGACCTGTCGATGGTGCCGCTGTTCGTGGCCCTGGGCAACATCGCCTTCTACGCGGGCATCACCACGCGCATCTACGACGCCGCCGCCGTCTGGCTGCGGCAGCTGCCCGGCGGCGTGGCGATGGCCTCGGTCCTGGGCTGCGGCGGCTTCTCGGCCATCTCGGGCTCGTCCATCGCCTGCGCCTCGACCATGGGCCGCATCTGCGTGCCCGAGATGCTGCGCATGGGCTATGACCCGCGCCTGGCCACGTCCTCGGTGGCGGTGGGCGGCACGCTCGGCTCGCTGATCCCGCCCTCCGTCCTCTTCATCCTCTACGGCATCTTCACCGAGACCTCGATCGCGCAGCTGTTCCTGGCGGGCATCCTGCCCGGGCTGCTGTCGCTGGCGGGGATGCTGCTGGTCATCGCCTGGTGGGTCGCCCGCGACCCCGCCGCCGCCCCGCGCGGCGAGGCCAGCGATGCCAGCCGGCTGGAGGCCGCGCTGGCCGCCTGGCCCGCCGTCCTGCTGTTCGTCGTCATCGTGGGCGGCATCTATGGCGGCATCTTCACCGCGACCGAGGCCGCCGCCGTCAGCGTCGTGCTGACCACGATCATCGGCTTCGCGCAGCGCCGCCTGACGCTGGACGTCTTCTGGCGCGCGATCCGCGAAAGCCTGACGCAGACGGCGGCGATCTTCCTGATCGCGGGGGCGGCCAAGATCTTCGTCAGCTTCGTGGCCCTGACCGGCATGGCCGGCGCGGTCGTGGGCTGGGTCGCGGATGCGGAACTGTCCTTCGCCATGCTGATGGTCGTGGTGGTGGTGATCTATCTGGTCCTGGGCATGTTCCTGGACCCGATCGGCATCATGGTCCTGACGCTGCCCTTCATGGTCCCGCTGGTCGAGGGCTATGGCCTGAACCTGATCTGGTTCGGCGTCATCGTCGTCAAGCTGCTCGAGATCGGGCTGATCACCCCGCCCGTGGGCCTCAACGTCTTTGTGGTCAGCAACGTCACCAAGTCCGTGGGGATCGACAAGATCTTCGCGGGGGTGACGCGCTTCCTGGCCATCGACATGCTGGTCCTGGTGCTGCTGATCCTCTTCCCCGTGATCTCGCTTCTGATCCCCGGATCGATGTGA
- a CDS encoding IclR family transcriptional regulator gives MSDPRPAYEQDRAFASTLARGLSVLRAFRAGDDGLTNAQIAERTGLPKSTVSRLTFTLGCLGYLTQPQRADRYRPGPTLLAMGHVAAASLAFLDPAQEMMQALADRTGTLVLFAVRDRDKVALMRTWRPQRVASIWLEVGHRLPVGGSSSGLAVLGATTQAEFAGLLEDRPENPLDGGTLQDLRLEARAQLVGQGYTVVRRDLRHTRTISAVSVPFRSPRLAGPVAFSCGALDDVLPDDRITAEVGPALRDTVARLQRLVGTQGSPAWPGTPTD, from the coding sequence ATGTCCGACCCCCGCCCGGCCTACGAGCAGGACCGCGCCTTCGCCAGCACGCTGGCGCGGGGCCTGTCGGTGCTGCGTGCCTTCCGGGCGGGGGATGACGGGCTGACCAATGCCCAGATCGCGGAACGCACGGGCCTGCCGAAATCCACCGTTTCGCGGCTGACCTTCACGCTGGGCTGCCTGGGCTACCTGACGCAGCCGCAGCGCGCCGACCGCTATCGCCCCGGCCCCACGCTTCTGGCGATGGGCCATGTGGCGGCGGCCTCGCTGGCCTTCCTCGATCCCGCGCAAGAGATGATGCAGGCCCTGGCCGACCGCACCGGCACGCTGGTCCTCTTCGCCGTGCGCGACCGCGACAAGGTGGCCTTGATGCGCACCTGGCGCCCGCAGCGCGTGGCCTCGATCTGGCTGGAGGTCGGGCACCGCCTGCCGGTGGGCGGCTCGTCCTCGGGCCTTGCGGTGCTGGGCGCCACCACGCAGGCCGAATTCGCGGGCCTGCTGGAGGACCGCCCCGAGAACCCCCTGGACGGCGGCACCCTGCAGGACCTGCGGCTCGAGGCGCGCGCCCAGCTGGTCGGGCAGGGCTACACCGTGGTGCGGCGCGACCTGCGCCACACCCGCACCATCTCGGCCGTGTCGGTGCCCTTCCGCTCGCCCCGGCTAGCGGGGCCGGTGGCCTTTTCCTGCGGGGCGCTGGACGACGTGCTGCCCGACGACCGCATCACGGCCGAGGTCGGCCCCGCCCTGCGCGACACCGTCGCCCGCCTGCAACGCCTCGTGGGCACCCAAGGCAGCCCCGCCTGGCCCGGCACGCCCACCGACTGA
- a CDS encoding FAD-dependent oxidoreductase, with translation MPVTYHRSGATGVITIDNPPVNATGQAVRAGLIEAARAFAADEGARAAVILCAGRTWVAGADISEFGKPPQDPSLPDVIAAIEALEKPVVAAIHGTALGGGLELALGCHARIAAPGARMGLPEVTLGLLPGAGGTQRLPRLIGLMPALDMITSARQMGAAEARDLGLIDAVAPDDLTDAAMQMAERLAGQPPRRTCDLPAPPADPAATEALTATLAAKLPGQIAQRAAVDAATEGLALPFADGMEVERAAFRALMDSPQRAALIHAFFAERAVAHLPQIRGVDPRALDRIGVIGGGTMGAGIAAACLLAGLDVTLIERDAAAADTARATVAKLLDGAVTRGKLAAPARDAILADTFRTATDYAALSDADLIIEAVFETMEVKHQVFAELDRVARPGAVLATNTSYLDVDAIAAATSRPADVIGLHFFSPAHVMRLLEVVVADRTAPEVTATGFALAKRLKKIAVRAGVCDGFIGNRILSHYRAAVDAMVLDGASPYQVDRALTGFGFAMGPYAVSDLAGLDIGWMTRQRKAATRHPRDRVPVFADRLYELGRLGRKSGRGYYLYDGGKPQPDPELEPLLAQVRADLGIAPRDFTDAQIVDRTMAALVNEAVRTVADGTALRPLDVDVVMLNGYGFPRWRGGPMHWADAQGLPQILAQIDALAAEDDHFWQAAPLLRDLVAEGRRLAELNEGPKP, from the coding sequence ATGCCCGTCACCTATCACCGCAGCGGCGCCACCGGCGTCATCACCATCGACAACCCGCCGGTCAACGCGACCGGACAGGCGGTGCGCGCGGGGCTGATCGAAGCCGCCCGCGCCTTCGCCGCCGACGAGGGCGCACGGGCCGCCGTGATCCTCTGCGCGGGCCGCACCTGGGTCGCGGGGGCCGACATCTCGGAATTCGGCAAGCCCCCGCAGGATCCGTCGCTGCCCGACGTCATTGCCGCCATCGAGGCGCTGGAAAAGCCCGTCGTGGCCGCGATCCACGGCACGGCGCTTGGCGGCGGGCTGGAGCTGGCGCTTGGCTGCCATGCCCGCATCGCCGCCCCCGGCGCCCGCATGGGCCTGCCCGAGGTGACGTTGGGCCTGCTGCCCGGCGCGGGCGGCACGCAGCGCCTGCCGCGCCTGATCGGGCTGATGCCCGCGCTGGACATGATCACCTCGGCCCGGCAGATGGGCGCCGCCGAGGCGCGCGACCTGGGCCTGATCGACGCCGTGGCGCCGGATGATCTGACCGATGCCGCGATGCAGATGGCCGAGCGCCTGGCAGGCCAGCCCCCGCGCCGCACCTGCGATCTGCCCGCCCCGCCCGCCGATCCCGCGGCCACCGAGGCGCTGACTGCGACGCTGGCGGCCAAGCTGCCCGGCCAGATCGCCCAACGCGCCGCCGTCGATGCCGCGACCGAAGGGCTGGCCCTGCCCTTCGCGGACGGGATGGAGGTCGAGCGTGCCGCCTTCCGCGCCCTGATGGACAGCCCGCAGCGCGCCGCGCTGATCCATGCCTTCTTCGCAGAACGCGCCGTGGCCCACCTGCCGCAGATCAGGGGCGTCGATCCGCGCGCGCTCGACCGCATCGGCGTGATCGGCGGCGGCACGATGGGGGCGGGGATCGCGGCGGCCTGCCTGCTGGCCGGGCTGGACGTGACCCTGATCGAACGCGACGCGGCCGCCGCCGACACCGCCCGCGCCACCGTCGCCAAGCTGCTGGACGGCGCCGTGACGCGCGGCAAGCTGGCCGCCCCCGCGCGCGACGCGATCCTTGCCGACACCTTCCGCACCGCCACCGACTATGCGGCGCTGAGCGACGCCGACCTGATCATCGAGGCGGTTTTCGAGACGATGGAGGTCAAGCACCAGGTCTTTGCCGAACTGGACCGCGTGGCCAGGCCCGGCGCGGTGCTGGCCACCAACACCTCCTATCTGGACGTGGACGCCATCGCCGCCGCGACCTCGCGCCCGGCGGACGTGATCGGGCTGCATTTCTTCTCGCCCGCCCATGTCATGCGCCTGCTGGAGGTGGTCGTGGCCGACCGCACCGCGCCCGAGGTCACCGCGACCGGCTTCGCGCTGGCGAAGCGGCTGAAGAAGATCGCCGTGCGCGCGGGCGTCTGCGACGGCTTCATCGGCAACCGCATCCTGTCGCATTATCGCGCGGCGGTGGATGCGATGGTGCTGGACGGAGCCTCGCCCTATCAGGTGGACCGCGCGCTGACCGGCTTCGGCTTCGCGATGGGCCCCTATGCGGTCAGCGACCTGGCGGGCTTGGACATCGGCTGGATGACCCGGCAGCGCAAGGCGGCCACCCGCCACCCCCGCGACCGCGTGCCGGTCTTTGCCGACCGCCTGTATGAACTGGGCCGCCTGGGGCGCAAGTCCGGGCGCGGCTATTACCTCTATGACGGCGGCAAGCCGCAGCCCGACCCCGAGCTGGAGCCCCTGCTGGCGCAGGTCCGCGCCGATCTGGGCATCGCCCCGCGCGACTTCACCGACGCCCAGATCGTCGACCGGACGATGGCCGCGCTGGTGAACGAGGCCGTCCGCACCGTCGCCGACGGCACCGCGCTGCGGCCCTTGGATGTCGATGTGGTCATGCTGAACGGCTACGGCTTTCCGCGCTGGCGCGGCGGGCCGATGCACTGGGCCGATGCGCAGGGCCTGCCCCAGATCCTGGCGCAGATCGACGCCCTCGCCGCCGAGGATGACCATTTCTGGCAGGCCGCGCCCCTGTTGCGCGATCTGGTGGCCGAAGGGCGCCGCCTGGCCGAGCTGAACGAAGGACCCAAGCCATGA
- a CDS encoding L,D-transpeptidase family protein — MTSPFAPRFALAVCLALGFTLPAAAQQDLPFSADDIEAAQYGGGDLPGGRSALTAKVQLLLDRSGTSPGVIDGFKGGMSQSAIKAFERRTGLPQDGVMDPHVWNLLQSYATRPVTQTYVITPEDAAGLVAAIPTDYAEKALMAELSHTSVAERLGERFHMDERFIAFLNPGTPLAPGATIRVMAPNPPLRGSVARIIIDKDNRRVAGYDARGQMVVDYPATIGSTATPSPAGTHQVRNVAINPNYTYNPDVNFRQEGNDRPLVIPPGPNGPVGSVWIGLTKPTYGIHGTPTPSQLFHNASNGCVRLTNWDAEELARMVAIGGTTVEFLDSGVTIAEVTGAGRATTPPVAAIALPEGTVQTATPDPQQPLALPDPMAPPAAVAPAAANPATVLLDGLETPTEPAAPVTPVPGDPAADPLSEALTGALPEGFVVPLPDEAQP; from the coding sequence ATGACCTCCCCCTTCGCCCCCCGGTTCGCGCTGGCCGTGTGTCTTGCGCTCGGCTTCACCCTTCCCGCGGCGGCCCAGCAGGACCTGCCCTTCAGCGCCGACGACATCGAGGCGGCGCAATATGGCGGGGGCGACCTGCCCGGCGGACGCTCGGCGCTGACGGCCAAGGTGCAGCTGCTGCTGGACCGCTCGGGCACCTCGCCCGGGGTCATCGACGGGTTCAAGGGCGGCATGAGCCAGAGCGCGATCAAGGCGTTCGAGCGGCGCACCGGCCTGCCGCAGGACGGGGTGATGGACCCCCATGTCTGGAACCTGCTGCAGTCCTATGCGACGCGGCCCGTCACCCAGACCTACGTGATCACGCCCGAGGATGCGGCGGGGCTGGTCGCCGCGATCCCCACCGACTATGCCGAGAAGGCGCTGATGGCCGAGCTGTCCCATACCAGCGTGGCCGAGCGTCTGGGCGAGCGGTTCCACATGGACGAGCGCTTCATCGCCTTCCTGAACCCGGGCACGCCGCTGGCCCCCGGCGCGACGATCCGGGTCATGGCCCCCAACCCGCCGCTCCGCGGGTCGGTGGCGCGGATCATCATCGACAAGGACAACCGCCGCGTCGCGGGCTATGACGCGCGCGGGCAGATGGTGGTGGATTATCCCGCGACCATCGGCTCGACCGCGACGCCCTCGCCCGCGGGGACGCATCAGGTGCGCAACGTGGCGATCAACCCCAACTATACCTACAACCCGGACGTGAACTTCCGGCAGGAGGGCAACGACAGGCCGCTGGTCATCCCGCCCGGGCCGAACGGGCCGGTGGGATCCGTCTGGATCGGCCTGACCAAGCCCACCTACGGCATCCACGGCACGCCCACGCCCTCGCAGCTGTTCCACAACGCCTCGAATGGCTGCGTGCGGCTGACGAACTGGGATGCCGAGGAGCTGGCGCGCATGGTCGCGATCGGCGGGACCACGGTCGAGTTCCTCGATTCGGGCGTCACCATCGCCGAGGTCACCGGGGCGGGCCGCGCCACCACGCCGCCGGTCGCGGCCATCGCCCTGCCCGAGGGCACGGTGCAGACCGCCACCCCCGATCCGCAGCAGCCGCTGGCCCTGCCCGACCCGATGGCCCCGCCCGCGGCGGTGGCGCCTGCGGCCGCCAACCCCGCCACGGTCCTGCTGGACGGGCTGGAGACCCCGACCGAGCCCGCCGCGCCGGTGACGCCCGTCCCGGGCGATCCCGCCGCCGATCCGCTGAGCGAGGCGCTGACCGGCGCGCTGCCCGAGGGCTTCGTGGTCCCGCTGCCGGACGAGGCGCAGCCGTGA
- a CDS encoding acetyl-CoA C-acyltransferase: protein MNRPVIVSTARTAIGRAGRGAFNRTHGAVLAGATARAVIDRAGIDPALVEDSIWGCGYPEYVTGGNIARQAVIRAGLPDSVAGTTVNRFCASGLQALAMGAQMVVQEGARAVLVGGVESISLIQPPVRHSREAWIEANRPDLYMPMIETADIVAARYGITRAAQDAYAVQSQARTAAAQAAGIFDDEIIPMTVTMSVTDKATGESSDRQVTITADEGNRPGTALEALAKLEPVRGAGQFVTAGNASQLSDGAAALLVMDAALAASLNLEPLGAFHGFAVAGCAPDEMGIGPIHAVPRLLERHGLTVQDIDLWELNEAFASQCLYCRDTLGIDPEKYNVNGGAISIGHPFGMTGARTAGHILREGRRRGAHWGVVTMCVGGGQGAAGLLEIF, encoded by the coding sequence ATGAACCGACCCGTCATCGTCTCGACCGCCCGCACCGCCATCGGCCGGGCCGGGCGCGGCGCCTTCAACCGCACCCATGGCGCGGTGCTGGCAGGGGCCACCGCCCGCGCCGTCATCGACCGCGCGGGCATCGACCCCGCGCTGGTCGAGGACAGCATCTGGGGCTGCGGCTATCCCGAATACGTCACCGGCGGCAACATCGCCCGGCAGGCGGTGATCCGCGCGGGCCTGCCCGACAGCGTGGCGGGCACGACGGTCAACCGCTTCTGCGCCTCGGGCCTGCAGGCGCTGGCCATGGGCGCGCAGATGGTCGTCCAGGAAGGCGCCCGCGCCGTGCTGGTGGGCGGCGTGGAAAGCATCTCGCTGATCCAGCCCCCCGTCCGCCATTCCCGCGAGGCCTGGATCGAGGCCAACCGCCCCGACCTCTACATGCCGATGATCGAGACCGCCGACATCGTGGCCGCCCGCTATGGCATCACGCGCGCGGCGCAGGACGCATACGCCGTCCAGTCCCAGGCCCGCACCGCCGCAGCCCAGGCCGCCGGGATCTTCGACGACGAGATCATTCCGATGACCGTCACCATGTCGGTCACCGACAAGGCCACCGGCGAGAGCAGCGACCGTCAGGTGACCATCACCGCCGACGAGGGCAACCGCCCCGGCACCGCGCTGGAGGCCTTGGCCAAGCTGGAGCCCGTGCGCGGCGCGGGCCAGTTCGTCACCGCGGGCAACGCCTCGCAGCTCTCGGACGGGGCCGCGGCCCTTTTGGTGATGGACGCCGCCCTGGCCGCCTCGCTGAACCTCGAGCCCCTGGGCGCCTTTCACGGCTTCGCCGTCGCGGGCTGCGCGCCCGACGAGATGGGCATCGGCCCGATCCATGCCGTGCCGCGCCTGTTGGAACGCCACGGGCTGACGGTCCAGGACATCGACCTGTGGGAGCTGAACGAGGCCTTCGCCAGCCAGTGCCTCTATTGCCGCGACACGCTCGGCATCGACCCGGAAAAATACAACGTCAATGGCGGCGCGATCTCGATCGGCCATCCCTTCGGCATGACCGGCGCCCGCACCGCCGGCCACATCCTGCGCGAAGGCCGCCGCAGGGGCGCCCATTGGGGCGTCGTCACCATGTGCGTGGGTGGCGGCCAGGGTGCCGCCGGACTTCTGGAGATCTTCTGA
- a CDS encoding C4-dicarboxylate TRAP transporter substrate-binding protein, whose amino-acid sequence MTAPSFTALMAGGLMAALATSAAAETVLIYGEPGPNRGARAEATQWFADQVAEQSAGDLRLDITWGGALFSERAAVQSLRDGVADLGSVIGVYFPQDLVAYGIADLPLDNPDPWVGMKATDALMRNNEQIQANLAAQNLVYVGTYTTSAVQMGCKGPAVTSVDQLAGKKVRGVGAYGQTFRDLGATLVDMTVYEAYQGLENGLIDCTQTYSYLVAALKFDEVFDSYTFIDWGQVGALGIVMNKSMYDNLSPEQQQVVMTAGEGLADEFGRIIGEANAESIAMLEEAGKEIVSFSDEDRARLTEAAQPYLDDWTARADAAGLDGAALLEEYRGLIAQYSEELESQGYPWDRG is encoded by the coding sequence ATGACTGCACCGTCTTTCACGGCGTTGATGGCGGGCGGGCTGATGGCCGCGCTGGCCACGTCCGCCGCCGCCGAAACCGTCCTCATCTATGGCGAGCCGGGTCCCAACCGGGGCGCGCGGGCCGAGGCCACGCAATGGTTCGCCGATCAGGTGGCCGAACAGTCTGCGGGCGACCTGCGCCTGGACATCACCTGGGGGGGCGCGCTGTTTTCCGAACGCGCCGCCGTGCAGTCGCTGCGCGACGGGGTGGCCGATCTGGGCAGCGTCATCGGTGTCTATTTCCCGCAGGACCTGGTGGCCTATGGCATCGCCGACCTGCCGCTGGACAATCCCGACCCCTGGGTCGGCATGAAGGCCACCGACGCGCTGATGCGCAACAACGAGCAGATCCAGGCCAATCTGGCCGCGCAGAACCTGGTCTATGTGGGCACCTACACCACCTCGGCGGTGCAGATGGGCTGCAAGGGACCGGCGGTCACCTCGGTCGACCAGCTGGCGGGCAAGAAGGTCCGCGGCGTGGGCGCCTATGGCCAGACCTTCCGCGACCTCGGCGCCACGCTGGTCGACATGACCGTCTACGAGGCCTACCAGGGGCTCGAGAACGGGCTGATCGACTGCACGCAGACCTATTCCTATCTGGTCGCGGCGCTGAAGTTCGACGAGGTCTTCGACAGCTACACCTTCATCGACTGGGGCCAGGTCGGCGCCCTGGGCATCGTCATGAACAAGTCGATGTACGACAACCTGTCGCCCGAACAGCAGCAGGTCGTGATGACCGCGGGCGAGGGCCTGGCGGACGAGTTTGGCCGCATCATCGGCGAGGCGAACGCCGAATCGATCGCCATGCTGGAAGAGGCCGGCAAGGAGATCGTCAGCTTCTCGGACGAGGACCGCGCCCGCCTGACCGAGGCCGCCCAGCCCTATCTGGACGACTGGACCGCCCGCGCCGATGCGGCGGGCCTGGACGGTGCCGCCCTGCTCGAGGAATATCGCGGCCTGATCGCGCAATATTCCGAAGAGCTGGAAAGCCAGGGCTATCCCTGGGATCGCGGCTGA
- a CDS encoding extensin-like domain-containing protein, translated as MSAARHLALILALAVALPAAAQDRPPAEAAEVLPDGDRPPERPLELGPEDAGAEAEGGAEAPADVTAADPTPPEEGAPDDGAAEGRTAAEVAGDDGPADDTAPETAAIGEPFGPPPPPVWFTLAESDGETTACRMALSVLGTRFTPEPPVTDPDLRDCGIARPIRVTEILPGVELTGSPVMRCATARSLALWVQGFLRPAAAALPEGGRLVALQTGPAYQCRDRVGTGAADPKPSEHGYGNAVDVMGFVFEGADPVPVQPRVGDGNPEESFLAAARGTACLMFSTVLGPGSNAAHDDHLHLDIAARNGGWRLCE; from the coding sequence GTGAGCGCCGCCCGGCATCTGGCGCTGATCCTGGCGCTGGCCGTGGCCCTGCCCGCCGCCGCGCAGGACCGCCCGCCCGCCGAGGCGGCGGAGGTCCTGCCCGACGGCGACCGCCCGCCCGAGCGACCGTTAGAGCTGGGGCCGGAGGATGCCGGGGCGGAGGCCGAGGGGGGTGCCGAGGCGCCGGCCGATGTCACGGCCGCCGATCCGACGCCTCCCGAAGAGGGCGCCCCTGACGATGGGGCCGCCGAGGGCCGCACCGCCGCGGAGGTCGCCGGGGACGACGGCCCCGCCGACGACACCGCGCCCGAGACCGCCGCAATCGGCGAGCCTTTCGGCCCCCCGCCCCCGCCCGTCTGGTTCACCCTGGCGGAAAGCGATGGCGAGACCACCGCCTGCCGGATGGCGCTGAGCGTGCTGGGCACCCGCTTCACCCCCGAGCCGCCGGTCACCGATCCCGACCTGCGCGATTGCGGCATCGCCCGGCCGATCCGCGTGACAGAGATCCTGCCGGGGGTCGAGCTGACCGGCAGCCCGGTCATGCGCTGCGCCACGGCGCGGTCGCTGGCGCTGTGGGTGCAGGGTTTCCTGCGCCCGGCGGCGGCCGCCCTGCCCGAGGGCGGGCGGCTGGTCGCGCTGCAGACCGGCCCCGCCTATCAGTGCCGCGACCGGGTGGGCACGGGCGCGGCCGATCCCAAGCCCTCGGAACACGGCTACGGCAATGCGGTGGACGTGATGGGCTTCGTCTTCGAGGGGGCGGACCCGGTGCCGGTGCAGCCCCGGGTCGGCGACGGCAATCCCGAGGAGAGCTTTCTGGCGGCGGCGCGCGGCACGGCCTGCCTGATGTTCTCGACCGTGCTGGGGCCGGGATCGAACGCGGCCCATGACGACCACCTGCATCTGGACATCGCCGCCCGCAACGGCGGGTGGCGGCTGTGCGAATAG
- a CDS encoding TRAP transporter small permease, with protein sequence MRLIERTLLDLAVLALIALGVVIFANVAMRAVLGSSVPDAIIIVRELMVAAIILPVAAATAARSHVAVTFVSDRLPVRRRSQLIVLGHVVGLLALAPLIYASWRVTAQTYGSGEFYYGDLNLLRWPGVALFLTGLVLTWVRLAILLAGDLAQLRRGDAILDSDGNEVI encoded by the coding sequence ATGCGCCTGATCGAGCGGACTCTGCTGGACCTGGCCGTCCTGGCCCTGATCGCCCTGGGCGTGGTGATCTTCGCCAATGTGGCGATGCGCGCGGTGCTGGGCTCCAGCGTGCCCGACGCGATCATCATCGTGCGGGAGCTGATGGTCGCGGCCATCATCCTGCCCGTGGCGGCGGCGACGGCGGCGCGCAGCCACGTCGCCGTCACCTTCGTCAGCGACCGGCTGCCCGTGCGCCGCCGGTCGCAGCTGATTGTGCTGGGCCATGTGGTGGGCCTGCTGGCGCTGGCGCCGCTGATCTACGCCTCGTGGCGCGTGACGGCGCAGACCTACGGCTCGGGCGAGTTCTACTATGGCGACCTGAACCTGCTGCGCTGGCCCGGCGTGGCCCTGTTCCTGACGGGGCTGGTGCTGACCTGGGTGCGGCTGGCGATCCTGCTGGCGGGCGACCTGGCCCAGTTGCGGCGCGGCGACGCGATCCTCGACTCTGACGGAAACGAGGTGATCTGA